CGGGGTAGGAGTTCTGGCACCAGGTGCCGCCCATGAAGTCGCGGCGTTCGAGGATCGTCACGTCGAGGCCGCGGCGGAGCAGGGTCATCGCCGCGAGCTGGCCGCCGAAGCCGCTGCCGATCACGAGCACGGTGCTGGTCGCCACGTCGTCGCCTCCCCGTCAGGAATCCGGTGTCGTCACACTAAGTGGAGACGCCTGATTCCGCATTGACGAGTGACCCACGTCACGCCGGGTGGACCGGGTCGACCAGCGCGGTCGACGCGCCGGCGAGGAACCGCGCGAGGGTCTCCGCGACCTGCGCGCGGGAGGTGGAGCGGCCGGCGCTCGTCCACGTCACGACCGCGTGGCTGACCGCCCCGACCGCGGCGCTCGCGAGGAGCTCGCGGGTCGCGGGCGACAGCCCGGCGACGCCGTCGCGACCGGAGGCCACGTCGAGCATGAGGTGGCCGAAGGCCTGCATCCGCGCGAGGTAGGCCGCCTCCACCCGCGGGCTCACGCCGAGCACCTCGAACCACACCACGCGGGTCAGCCGCGGGTCGTCCTCGACGACCGCGAGGAAGGCGTCGAGGCCGCGTCGGGCGACGTCGGTGACCTCGTCGGACGGGCCGTCCAGCGCGGCGACCGCCGCCGCCTCGAGCCGGTCGGTGCCCTCGGCGTAGACCGCGAGGAGGAGGTCCTCGGTGGAGTCGAACTGCTCGTAGAAGTAGCGGTCGCTGACCTTCGCCGCCCGGCACAGCTGCCGCACGGTGGTCGCGCGGTAGCCGGCGGTGCCGAAGAGCTCGAGCCCGGCGTCGAGGAGCTGGCGGCGCCGGCGGGCCAGCCGGTCGTCGGCCGACTCCCCGGCGTACGTGCGACCACTCACGCGGCCATCAGACCACAGCCGACCTCGGCCGGCGCGGCGCGCAGGTGGCAGACTCGCCCGCCATGGAGAACCTCACCGTCATCGTCCTCGCCGCGGGCGGCGGCACCCGGATGAAGTCGAAGACCATGAAGGTGCTGCACCCGGTCGCGGGCCGCTCGATGATCGGCCACGTGCTGCGTGCCGTGCAGGCCGTCGAGCCCACGAGCGTCGTCGCGGTCGTCGGCCACCAGCGCGAGCAGGTCGGCCCGCACATCACCTCGCTGCTGCCCGACGCGGTGCTCGCGGTGCAGGAGACCCAGGAGGGCACCGGCCACGCCGTACGGATCGCGATGGAGGCGTGCGGCGCCACCACCGGCACGGTGATCGTCGCCGCGGGCGACACCCCGATGCTGGAGGGCGAGTCGCTGCGGGCCTTCGCCGAGGAGCACGAGGCCGCCCAGCGCGCGGTCAGCATCCTCACCGGCAAGGTGGCGAACCCGTTCGGCTACGGCCGCATCCTGCGCAACCACGAGGGTGACGTCGAGGGGATCGTGGAGGAGAAGGAGGCGACGCCGGAGCAGCGCGAGATCGACGAGATCAACTCCGGCATCCTCGCCTTCGACGCCGCGTTCCTGGTGTCCGCGCTGCCGCGGATCACCAACGACAACGCCAAGGGCGAGTACTACCTCACCGATGCCGTCGGCCTGGCCCGCGAGGACGGCCTGACCGTCGGCGCGCACCTCGTCGACGACGTCGCCCAGACCGAGGGGGCCAACGACCGCGCCCAGCTCGCCGAGCTCGGTCGCGAGATGAACCGCCGGATCGTGACCCGCTGGATGAAGGACGGCGTCACCGTCATGGACCCCGCCACCACGTGGATCGAGGCCGACGTCGTCCTCGAGCCGGACGTGACGATCCTCCCCGGCACCCAGCTCCTCGGCGCCACCGTCGTCCGTGAGGACGCCGTCGTCGGCCCCGACACCACGCTCAAGGACTGCGAGGTGGGCGTCGGCGCCCGCGTCGTGCGCACCCACGGCGAGCTCGCCGAGATCGGCGACGCCGCGACGGTCGGTCCGTTCGCCTACCTCCGCCCCGGCACCCGGCTCGGGACCGGCGGCAAGATCGGCACCTTCGTCGAGACGAAGAACTCCGAGATCGGCGACGGCGCCAAGGTGCCGCACCTGTCCTACGTCGGCGACGCCGAGATCGGCGAGGGCACCAACATCGGCGCCGGCACGATCTTCGCCAACTACGACGGGGTCGCCAAGCACCGCACCGTGATCGGCAGGCAGGCCCGCACCGGGTCCAACAACACCTTCGTCGCGCCGGTGCAGGTCGGCGACGGCGCGGGCACCGCCGGCGGCACCGTCGTACGCCGCAACGTCCCCGCCGGAGCGCTCGCGGTGAGCAGCGGTCCGCAGCGCAACCTCGAGGGCTGGACCGAGTCGAAGCGGGCCGGGACGGCGCAGGCCGAGGCGGCGGCCGCGGCGCGAACGGCCGGTGAACGTGAGGCGGCCCACGAGGAGTGAACCCCGCGCGACCCCGGGGTTGGGCGGACCACCCTTCGTGGTGAACAATCCAGTGAGCACCTCCGACCAAGCCACCCCCGAGGCTGACCACACAGCGAGGAGTCGCGTCGCGTGACCGGAATGAAGCGGACCACCGAGAAGAACCTG
This genomic interval from Nocardioides palaemonis contains the following:
- a CDS encoding TetR/AcrR family transcriptional regulator, giving the protein MSGRTYAGESADDRLARRRRQLLDAGLELFGTAGYRATTVRQLCRAAKVSDRYFYEQFDSTEDLLLAVYAEGTDRLEAAAVAALDGPSDEVTDVARRGLDAFLAVVEDDPRLTRVVWFEVLGVSPRVEAAYLARMQAFGHLMLDVASGRDGVAGLSPATRELLASAAVGAVSHAVVTWTSAGRSTSRAQVAETLARFLAGASTALVDPVHPA
- the glmU gene encoding bifunctional UDP-N-acetylglucosamine diphosphorylase/glucosamine-1-phosphate N-acetyltransferase GlmU — translated: MENLTVIVLAAGGGTRMKSKTMKVLHPVAGRSMIGHVLRAVQAVEPTSVVAVVGHQREQVGPHITSLLPDAVLAVQETQEGTGHAVRIAMEACGATTGTVIVAAGDTPMLEGESLRAFAEEHEAAQRAVSILTGKVANPFGYGRILRNHEGDVEGIVEEKEATPEQREIDEINSGILAFDAAFLVSALPRITNDNAKGEYYLTDAVGLAREDGLTVGAHLVDDVAQTEGANDRAQLAELGREMNRRIVTRWMKDGVTVMDPATTWIEADVVLEPDVTILPGTQLLGATVVREDAVVGPDTTLKDCEVGVGARVVRTHGELAEIGDAATVGPFAYLRPGTRLGTGGKIGTFVETKNSEIGDGAKVPHLSYVGDAEIGEGTNIGAGTIFANYDGVAKHRTVIGRQARTGSNNTFVAPVQVGDGAGTAGGTVVRRNVPAGALAVSSGPQRNLEGWTESKRAGTAQAEAAAAARTAGEREAAHEE